Proteins found in one Triticum urartu cultivar G1812 chromosome 4, Tu2.1, whole genome shotgun sequence genomic segment:
- the LOC125550184 gene encoding FT-interacting protein 3-like: protein MVEMEEGARRRVVVEVCNARNLMPKDGQGTACAYAVVDFDGQRRRTATRPRDLNPHWGERLEFPVHHPGAMADTLELNVYNDKKAVAGSGRRGGTFLGKVKVAAASFARAGDEALVYYPLEKRSVFSQIKGEIGLKIWVVDDPPPAPAAPAPAPEGEKKADDAAPADKKEPAEAAAAAPAAADEKKPDAAPPAEEKKAEDAKPEEKKAEDAGKKKSPEKGKKKDGDKPKEEGKKEVAVPPSPSKAPPPSPSKMQLATAGVAGDLEILPQTAAERSMASSGGGSASYDLVDRVPYLFVRLLKAKKSQDGGDKQPQPLYAQLCIGAHAVRTRAATHAGEWDQVFAFHKASLTASSLEVTVHEEAKKPEKEGEAAPPDAHLGFVSFDLQEVPKRSPPDSALAPQWYTLEGHAEDGAPACDVMLAVWVGTQVDEAFQEAWQSDSGGNLVHTRSKAYLSPKLWYLRLSVIQAQDLRLPSPPDAAKAKQQFGPTFPELYVKAQLGAQVFKTGRIALGSAAAGASNPSWNEDLLFVAAEPFDPFLTVAVEDVFSGQPVGQARVPLSTVHRRSDDRVEPPSRWLNLCGDEARPYAGRVHVRVCLEGGYHVLDEAANVASDVRAASKQLSKPPVGMLEVGVRGASNLVPMKIAKDGASGSTDAYVVLKYGPKWARTRTILDQFNPRWNEQYAWDVFDPCTVLSIAVFDNARYKMVDAGKPPPKDARIGKLRIRLSTLDTNRVYSINYALTAVHPIGVRKMGELELAIRFTCPSWLTLMQAYGSPLLPRMHYVKPLGPAQQDVLRHTAMRIVSGRLARSEPPLGPEVVQYMLDTDTHAWSMRRSKANWFRVVGCLSHVATAVRWGHRVRTWEHSPTTVLVHMLLVAVVLCPEMILPTVCLYLFLVLLWRYRWRPRQPAGMDPRLSHVDSVSPDELDEEFDGLPSARPADVVRARYDRLRAVAGRAQTLLGDVAAQGERVEALLSWRDPRATGVFAVACLLAALVLYAVPFKALLLGMGFFYLRHPRFRGDMPSAGFNFFRRLPSLSDRVL from the coding sequence ATGGTGGAGATGGAGGagggggcgcggcggcgggtggTGGTGGAGGTGTGCAACGCGCGGAACCTGATGCCCAAGGACGGCCAGGGCACGGCGTGCGCCTACGCCGTCGTCGACTTCGACGGCCAGCGCCGCCGCACCGCCACGCGCCCGCGGGACCTCAACCCGCACTGGGGCGAGCGCCTCGAGTTCCCCGTCCACCACCCGGGCGCCATGGCCGACACGCTCGAGCTCAACGTCTACAACGACAAGAAGGCCGTCGCCGGCTCCGGCCGCCGCGGCGGCACCTTCCTCGGCAAGGTCAaggtcgccgccgcctccttcgcccGGGCCGGGGACGAGGCGCTCGTCTACTACCCGCTCGAGAAGCGCAGCGTCTTCTCGCAGATCAAGGGCGAGATCGGCCTCAAGATTTGGGTCGTCGACGACCCGCCGCCCGCCCCTGCTGCCCCTGCCCCCGCGCCCGAGGGGGAGAAGAAGGCCGATGATGCCGCCCCTGCGGACAAGAAGGAGCCCGCcgaagctgctgctgctgctcctgcCGCTGCCGACGAGAAGAAGCCGGACGCTGCGCCGCCCGCGGAAGAGAAGAAGGCGGAGGACGCCAaaccagaggagaagaaggcagAGGACGCGGGCAAGAAGAAGTCGCCggagaaggggaagaagaaggacGGCGACAAGCCCAAGGAGGAGGGCAAGAAGGAGGTGGCGGTGCCTCCTTCCCCGTCCAAGGCCCCGCCGCCATCGCCGTCCAAGATGCAGCTGGCCACGGCCGGGGTCGCCGGCGACCTCGAGATCCTCCCCCAGACGGCAGCCGAGCGGAGCATGGCCTCCTCGGGCGGCGGCAGCGCGTCGTACGACCTGGTGGATCGCGTGCCTTACCTGTTCGTCCGGCTCCTCAAGGCCAAGAAGAGTCAAGACGGTGGCGACAAGCAGCCGCAGCCGCTGTACGCGCAGCTCTGCATCGGCGCCCACGCCGTGCGGACCCGAGCCGCCACGCACGCCGGCGAGTGGGACCAGGTCTTCGCGTTCCACAAGGCCAGCCTCACCGCCTCCTCGCTGGAGGTCACCGTGCACGAGGAAGCCAAGAAGCCGGAGAAGGAGGGCGAGGCCGCCCCGCCGGACGCGCACCTCGGCTTCGTCTCCTTCGACCTGCAGGAGGTGCCCAAGCGGTCGCCGCCGGACAGCGCGCTCGCGCCGCAGTGGTACACCCTGGAGGGGCACGCGGAGGACGGCGCCCCGGCGTGCGACGTGATGCTCGCCGTGTGGGTCGGCACGCAGGTCGACGAGGCGTTCCAGGAAGCGTGGCAGTCCGACTCCGGCGGCAACCTGGTGCACACCCGCTCCAAGGCGTACCTATCCCCCAAGCTGTGGTACCTCCGGCTCAGCGTCATCCAGGCGCAGGACCTGCGCCTGCCGTCGCCGCCGGACGCCGCCAAGGCCAAGCAGCAGTTCGGGCCCACGTTCCCGGAGCTGTACGTCAAGGCGCAGCTCGGCGCGCAGGTGTTCAAGACCGGCCGCATCGCGCtcggcagcgccgccgccggggCGTCCAACCCGAGCTGGAACGAGGACCTGCTCTTCGTCGCCGCCGAGCCCTTCGACCCTTTCCTTACCGTCGCCGTGGAGGACGTCTTCTCCGGGCAGCCGGTCGGGCAGGCGCGCGTGCCGCTCTCCACCGTGCACCGCCGCTCCGACGACCGGGTCGAGCCGCCCTCGCGCTGGCTCAACCTGTGCGGCGACGAGGCCCGGCCCTACGCCGGCCGGGTGCACGTCCGCGTCTGCCTGGAGGGCGGCTACCACGTGCTGGACGAGGCGGCGAACGTGGCCAGCGACGTGCGCGCCGCGTCCAAGCAGCTGTCCAAGCCGCCGGTGGGCATGCTGGAGGTGGGCGTCCGCGGCGCGTCCAACCTGGTGCCCATGAAGATCGCCAAGGACGGCGCCAGCGGCTCCACCGACGCGTACGTGGTGCTCAAGTACGGCCCAAAGTGGGCGCGCACGCGCACCATCCTCGACCAGTTCAACCCGCGCTGGAACGAGCAGTACGCCTGGGACGTCTTCGACCCCTGCACCGTGCTCTCCATCGCCGTCTTCGACAACGCCAGGTACAAGATGGTGGACGCCGGGAAGCCGCCGCCAAAGGACGCCCGCATCGGCAAGCTCCGCATCCGGCTCTCGACGCTGGACACCAACCGGGTCTACTCCATCAACTACGCGCTCACGGCGGTGCACCCGATCGGCGTGCGCAAGATGGGCGAGCTAGAGCTCGCCATCCGCTTCACCTGCCCGTCctggctcacgctgatgcaggcGTACGGCAGCCCGCTGCTGCCGCGCATGCACTACGTCAAGCCGCTGGGCCCGGCGCAGCAGGACGTGCTGCGCCACACCGCCATGCGCATCGTGTCGGGCCGCCTCGCGCGCTCCGAGCCGCCGCTGGGGCCGGAGGTGGTGCAGTACATGCTGGACACGGACACGCACGCCTGGAGCATGCGCCGGAGCAAGGCCAACTGGTTCCGCGTCGTCGGCTGCCTCTCCCACGTCGCCACCGCCGTCAGGTGGGGCCATCGGGTGCGCACCTGGGAGCACTCGCCCACCACCGTGCTCGTGCACATGCTGCTCGTCGCCGTCGTGCTCTGCCCGGAGATGATCCTCCCCACCGTCTGCCTCTACCTCTTCCTCGTCCTGCTCTGGCGCTACCGCTGGCGCCCCCGCCAGCCCGCCGGCATGGACCCGCGCCTCTCCCACGTCGACAGCGTCAGCCCCGACGAGCTGGACGAGGAGTTCGACGGCCTCCCCTCGGCCCGCCCCGCCGACGTGGTGCGGGCGCGCTACGACCGGCTGCGCGCCGTGGCCGGGCGCGCGCAGACGCTGCTGGGCGACGTGGCCGCGCAGGGGGAGCGCGTGGAGGCGCTGCTGTCGTGGCGCGACCCGCGCGCGACGGGGGTGTTCGCCGTGGCCTGCCTGCTGGCCGCGCTGGTGCTCTACGCCGTGCCGTTCAAGGCGCTGCTGCTGGGCATGGGCTTCTTCTACCTCCGCCACCCCAGGTTCCGCGGCGACATGCCCTCCGCCGGCTTCAACTTCTTCCGCCGCCTCCCGTCGCTCTCCGACCGGGTGCTCTAG